gatagttttaaaaataatattaaatagtaaatatattagataaattaaaaaaaatcgattgataatgattttaattaaaataaaactaagataaaatattatcataaaattattgataaaaatttaaaaaaatgatataaatagtaatttttaaatatgtttaatagtgaaatttttttttataattttataaattttagactATACAAATAACAGTAGCGTGCATTTAATCAGACATTAAAAAAAGTAgggtttaattgataaaaataaaaatataaaataaaattacaataaaagtaaagtataaatatttttaatgattaattttaaattttactaatataGCATAGTGACATGACATTAAcctgataattttattagttttttaacAGTAATACACAAttggattaattttaaaatgacaagatttaattgataaattaactatcttaataaaaaaaagctCTTTTTTCGTAAGCCTTGTGCTTCACGTTTTTCATTCAAAGTCTAGGGTTTTCCTAGGGTTTCTGCATTTTTCTTCTCCCATGGCGGATAATTTACAGCATCTTTCCTTATCTGATGAGGAGGATCAAGCCCTGGAGGTTGTACCCTTGGTGGATACTTCCTCTTTTTCCTATGATCTGTGCTTTGTGGGTATGTTTTTGACATATAGTAAgatcaattttaattcaatGCGGGACGTTCTTGCTGAGCTTTGGCATCCTCTTGGGGGAGTTAGTATTACTGATCTTGGTGCTAAAAGATTTTTGTTTCGGTTCTATACCCCTGTTGATTTTGAACGTGTTTGGAATGGCACTCCTTGGCTTTTCAATAACCATCTCTTGATTTTACACCCTCTTCAACCTAGGGAGGTTCCATTATTGGTTCCGTTAATTTACGTTAGTGAATGGGTTCAGATTCATGACCTCAAAGCGGGATTTTTTTCTGAATCAGTGGCACGTTCCTTGGCTAATTTTATTGGGGATTACCTGGACCATGATTTGACCAGGGTTTCTACTGTTGTATCGGAATCTTATGTTAGGGTTCGTGTCAGGATGGATGTGCGAAATCCTCTGAAAAGGCGTCGTCGACTAGTTGCCCCTGATGGTACCTCTTTCTTTGCCCGTTTTGCATATGAACACTTTCAGGTTTTTTGTTTTCTGTGTGGACGGTTGGGCCATACAGATTCTTTTTGTGACCTTTTGCTACATCATAAGAAGGAGTCTTTGACGCCTCACTGGGGTCCTGAGTTAAAAGCTGTTCAGCGTAGGTACCAACGTCCAACTAGCTCTTGGCTGCGGTTTGAAAATTTGAGTTTACACTCACAGACTCCTGCTTCTGGTGGGAACTCTTCTTTCCAGAACCAGTTGCCTTCACAGGTTTTCCTTAATTCTTTTTTGGGAGCACTTGCTACGGATGGTGAAAATGATTTTAGTGCTGGTTCTATGGAGACTGATTGTAATGGGGATAAGCAGGATGCAGGAGAGAATGATCCTTTATACAAGCCTGATGATGGTAAGAAGCGTCAACGGGTTGTTTCTACTGGCATTGTTTCTGATACTATGGATTCAAGgtcaggctcttcttctctatcGGCCGAACCCGTTGAGCGGGTCGCCCGTCAACAATGAGGATAATTTGCTGGAACTGCCGAGGTGTGGGCAATCCTCAGGCAGTAAATGCTATGGTGGATATTGTACAGTATTATAAACTatctattctttttcttatgGAAACAAAAGCTAATGGTGTAAGGATGGAACAAATAAAGTCTTTATTACGTTTTTCTCATTGTTTTTCCGTTGATTGTGTTGGTATTGGGGGTGGTCTCTGTCTTATGTGGAAAGATGAGGTCAAGCTAGCCATTACAGGTTATTGctctaattttattgattctacAATTGGAGACGGTTCTGATTGTTGGAGGTTTACTGGGTTCTATGGTTGCCCTAAGTCGGGTCGTCGCCGAACTTCGTGGAATTTGTTGAGGGATTTGGCGGATAGGAGTCAGCTTCCTTGGTTATGTAGTGGTGACTATAATGATATTGCTGATCCGTTGGAAAAAGTTGGTGGTCCTCTTCATTGTATTTCTTTGATTAATGGGTTTCGTAATGCTCTTGCTGATGCCAATTTAAATGATATTCAGGCTGTGGGGTCTTTTTGTCTTATACATATAGAGAGGGTACTGATCAGTGTTCGAAGGAGAGGTTGGATCGTGCTTGTTCTAATACAACCTGGGATGCTCGTTTTCCTGATGCGATTTCGTCTAATTTAGTTGCTCCAGTTTCTGATCATACTCCTTTATTGATTGAAACTGTTGGAACTCAAGTTAGGGAGGATAATCGACGTTTTCGTTTTGACAATTCATGGCTTGAGGATGATGAGTTAGGGGGAGTGGTTTTGACGTCTTGGCAGCAAGGTTTGGGGTTGGATTTTATTCAACGTAAAGACCAGCTTGTGAAGCGTGTTCAGTATTGGGGGAAGAATAGAAACCGCATGCGTTGGCTTCAAAAAGAACGAATTAAGAAGAGATTGGGGGAGTGTTCTGAATCGCTTGATACAAGGGAAGTGCGGCAACTGAAGGATGTTTGGAATCAAATTTTGGCAGAGGAGGATATTAGACTACGCCAACAAGCAAAAAAGTTCTGGTTTCGACATGGGGATAGGAACTCAAAATATTTCCATAATAGTATCAAAGCTCGGCGCAGATGTAATCGGATTCAGCAAATTGTGACATCGGATGGTTCATTATCTTCAGATGTGGGTACTATTCAGGATGCATTTTTGCAATATTTTTCGGGTTTATTTTTCAATTCGCCTACTGATTTTGCTGAGCTTCTCCCTCTGGTTCAGCCTAGAATTGGGGTCGAAGATAATGTTGAGTTATTGGCAGATTTTACAGATGAAGAATTTCGTTCAGTGCTCTTTCAAATGGACCCGAATAAAGCTCCTGGGTTGGATGGTCTTAATCCGGCTTTTTTCTAGAAATATTGGCCAATTATTGGGGTGGATGTTTGCAATATTTGTCGGTTGTGGCTTGCAAAAGGTACTATCCCTTCTGAAATCTCCAGTGCTTTAATTGTTCTTATTCCGAAATGTATGAATCCTGTTGATGTGAAGgattttaggcctattgctcTCTGTAATGTGATTTATAAGATCTTGTCTAAGGCCTTAGCCAATAGATTGAAGAGGGTCCTGCATAAAATTATTTCACCAAATCAGTCTGCTTTCATTCCTGGGAGACTAATTACGGATAATTTTATTGTTGCTTTTGAGACCATGCATGGTTTGAAATTACAAAATAGAGGTAGTGTGGGGTCGTGTGCTCTGAAAATTGATATTGCTAAGGCCTATGATAGAGTTGAATGGTCATATTTGTTTGCGATGTTATCTGCATTGGGTTTTTCTGATACTTGGGTTGGATGGATGCGTATGTGTTTTTCAAACATGAGCTACTACCTTGCTGTTAACGGAGCAGAGATTGGTCCTGTGGTTCCAAGTCGGGGTCTCCGGCAGGGGGATCCCATTTCTCCCTATTTATTCTTAATTGTTGCTGAAGGACTGTCTTTGTTGATTCAGGATAGTGAAAATAGGGGCCTTTTGCATGGGTGTTGCGCGAAAGTTGGTTGCCCCCGGGTTTCTCACCTTTTCTTTGCAGATGATTCCTTACTATTTTTTGATGGTACAGTGGAGGAAGCTATACGGATTAAGCAAATTCTTGGTGTTTATGAGAAGGCTTCAGGTCAGGctgtaaattttgataaatctgGTATCATGTTTAGTCCGTGTGTGTCTGAGGAAAACCGGTTGACCATCTCTAGTATACTTGATGTTCATCTTCCTTTGGGTAGCGGTAATTATTTGGGGTTACCATCTCTTATTGGCCGTAGTAAAAAGcaaattttctctttcttgaGGGATCGCATTTGGAAACGTATTAGTAGTTGGAGTAATCGTTTTCTTTCTCGTGCAGGCAGAGAAGTATTAATTAAATCTGTATTACAGGCAATTCCAACATATTGCATGAATGTTTTTTTATTACCTGTTTCCACTTGCCGACAGCTACAGGTCATGATGAATAAATTTTGGTGGGGTGGTTGTCGTGAGGATGGGAGAGGGATGAATTGGCTCTCGTGGGATCGAATGTGCGGCCGTAAATCGGAAGGTGGGATGGGCTTTCGGGATTTGGCTAGTTTTAATACTGCCTTATTGGGAAAGCAAGGTTGGCGTTTGTTGGTTGACACCAATTCTCTTCTATATAGAGTGCTCAAAGCTAAATATTTTCCGAATGGGGATTTTTTGTCAGCTCGGTTAGGTTCTAACTATAGCTTTGTTTGGAAGAGTATTTTGTCTTCTCAACAAATGTTGCAACGTGGGGTAAGGTGGCGAATTGGTGATGGTAAGCAGGTTTTTGTTGTTAATTGCCCTTGGATTCCTCGGGATATTGGTTTTATGCCTTTAGATGAGGCGATGTTTGTTCCTGAAGCCATGAGagtatgtgatttgtttgttgaAGGTGAGCTGCGTTGGGATGTAGAGAAGCTAATGAATATTTTTAGTGTTGCTGATATGAGAGCTATTCTTACTATTCCATTGCCTCTATTCCCAAAACCGGATAAATTAATTTGGCACTTGCATAAGAAGGGTGTGTACTCAGTTAAATCTGCCTATTTTTGTGCCTTAGAATTGTCGGGTAGGACTGGTGTGCTGGGTTATAATGATGGGTGGAATCGTCTTTGGTCTCTTGATGTTCCTCCCAAAGTTCGGGATTTTCTTTGGCGTACTTGTCGTGGAGTGCTTCCTACTCGGGATATTCTTTTGAGGCGTGGGATACATGTACCTGCTGCATGTCTTTTTTGTGATCATGATGAATCTATTTCACATGTTTTTTTGCATTGTCCAATGGCTGTTGAGTTATGGAGACTTGCTGGTTTTTCTACTGCTGTTGATTTTTCTATATTCATGGATTtctttattcatatttataatactTTTGGCAGAGAAAGGACTGCACGTATGGCTATACATGCATGGAAGTTATGGCATGCCAGGAATGAAAGATTGtgggtcaataaagttttgtcaCCCAGTGAGGTTCATCATGCTGCTAGTTCCTATTTTAATGATTATGTGGCTTCACTTGTGTCTCGACCAAGGACGTTATCCCACCCATCTGTTCCTCGTGTGCTCCCATTGGTTGAGGCTACCACTCTTGAAGTTGATTGGATTGCATTCATTGATTGTGCAGTCTTTGCTAGTGCTTATTTGTTCGGTTTTGCAGCAGTATTTGAGGACTTGGAAGGCTTCTTTTCCATTGCAATTTCGGGTTTCTATGAGGGGGGTGGGCAACCTGTTATTGCTGAAGCTTTGACCTTGCGTCAATGTTTATTTTATGCTAGAGATTGTTTTCTTCAGGCGGGTTGTATTTTTACGGATAAGTTGTTTCTGATTACAAAGATATTATGCGGTCTCAGAGTAACATTCATGTTTGTTGGGTACGGCGTTCAGAAAATAGAGCCGCCCATTTATTAGCTAGAGAGTCTATTCATCATGGTAGATTCAAGATTTGGATTGACATTCCTGATTGTCTCTTGAATTGTTATTCTACAAGATAAATAAAGTTTttcttgattcaaaaaaaaaaaagatttaattgataaaaaaatatatgacataattacaataaaataaaaaatataaaatattttattataaaatatttttttattatatttttttttacaaacaaACAGAATTTAAGatggtaaaattattttaattatactttCGAATAATTTAATTGTATAATAAGGCGATTTTAAGATTCAAAttgttataataatttttttaataaaatttaagaatataaatatatcttaagtctaaatattatatattcagaataattttttttaataataagacGATTTTAAGATTCAAATTGTTATTACCGATTAAATTAGATGACAAtttaagtattataaatatatataagtatatttgtagtttatattttattatactaaGGTTTTTTTTGttctatgaaaaatattttctcgtGTTTAgggtatttaaaaaatttagtcaataaaaagtattttttaaaaaatataaataattaaaaaaaaaccttttttcTGCTCCTTGAAATtcttatcaaaatttttatatataaatttgttaataaattttatttttaaaaaattaatcacttttgattttattataattaccctctttatattttttaccaattaaaatctatcttttaaaattacttCAATTGTACTTGTCCTTATTGATGccgttaaaattaatagaattaccACGTCACTTGTTACTGCAACATTAGCACgccataataatttaaaagtttagaatataattacaataaaattataactataaaattttttgataattatctattttattaatttttttaaaaaaatagagaaataaaaattaaatttataatttcagatgaattatatatattttttagccACTTAATTAAGTTATGCCAGATAATATTTaatctatatattattaattttttaaaattcattctaaatattaatataatttagaaaaaagtgATGAATTAACATTATACTTAGAGttaaagaataatttaaaaaagtatttaaaaaaattattttattatttctaaattaaattatattaaatattattttaaattatttttaatattttataactaatatatttaataaaattattttcttattgatagttttaaaagtaatactaaatagtaaatatattagataaatttaaaaaatcgattgataatgattttaattaaaataagattaagataaaatattatcataaaattatttttaaaaattaaaaaaatgatataaatagtaatttttaaatatgtttaGTAGTGAAATttcttttgataattttataaattttaaattatacaaATAACAGTAGCGTCCATTTAATCAGACATTAAAAAAGTagagtttaattaataaaaataaaaatataaaataaaattacagtaaaaataaagtataaatttttttaatgattaattttaaattttgttaatatAACATAGTGACGTTAACAGTAATACACAATTGGACTAATTTTAAAATCACaagttttaattgataaaaaaatatatgatataattataataaaataaaaaatataaaaaaatttattataaaatatttttttattattattttttttacaaacaaACAGAATTTAAGatggtaaaattattttaattatactttCGAATAATTTAATTGTATAATAAGACGATTTTAAGATTCAAAttgttataataattttttaaataaaatttaagaatataaatatatattaagtaTTAGAGAAGACTTGGAATATTATTGCCAGCAATATAACAAAAATATGCTCTTTTATGAAAGAGGTTTTTACTAAAAAAAGGTTTTTATTGGGCTTTATGTTTCATTAGATTTTCAAAGtacttcagacttattgggtcCAAGATAATAGCCcatgatgaatccaaagtccctgactgtctcatcaaaacgaagattccagctccgagagGCTTGCTTCAATTCataaatagatttttgaaacTTGCAAATCTTTCTAGAATTCTCAGAGATTACAAAACCTTCAAGTTGTGTTATGCACACATCATCGAGCATGTTTCTATTAAGGAAAGTTGTTTTGACATCTatttgccatatctcgtaatcatagtatGCAGTAAtagcaatgagaattctaaccgacttaagcattaCAACTGGCGAAAaagtctcatcatagtctataccatagTTTGTTTGAAACCTTTTTCGACAAGTCTTGCTTTGttggtatgcacatttccatccatgtcagttttcttcttgaaaactcatttgcaaccaatggtcttaataCCCTcaggggatcaattaatgaccaaacttgattgtcatacatggattgcatttcagatttcatggcagaaagccatttctcagaatctggacctgacacagcctcttgataggtagtaggctcatctttatcaatgagcaaaagttcacgactatcactcatgagaaatccatatctctcaggttgatgacgtgtcctatcagatctgcgtgggacttgtgtcaccctctcagtttccacaactggttgtggttctggaagtggttctactgacagttcaatgctctcttgtggtgcttgagttttttCAAGTCGCATtatactcccactgaatctctaagagataaatttcttttctaaaaaggtaccatttcgagcaacaaacactttgttctctaagggaatatagaaatagtatcatttggtttccttaggataccctataaaattgcacttgatagattttagaGCTAGCTTATTTGAAATTAGGCGTTTcatattgtaacagcccgggaaCCGATACCCCtgtgtaacggcccgaaccatcactggcactaggatccagatcggcttaaggccgccgggacccgtagcaagccgactaaactctctgtgtacctgaaaaATCCTGTACATGATCAAGCATAACTATAACAATAGTAAAACCTTTCTATGACTAACCAGGCTTAACCAAAGCATACTCTTATCTGTACAAATCTGGAATAGCCCTCAGGGCTTACACTAGTGAATGCTGTCCACTTAGGGTCAAGGgagtgaaaccctttcttcccatcaCACTCTACATATGCCATACATTAAACCTGGTTCAGCACATTTCttatcaagaaacgtaaaacaggatacatgtacaaagggattattcaTACACTGGGGcatagcacaactctatccatcaTATGACACTACAATCTATACATTGCATTACCAACTAaactttaattacatcatgtccactaatctattacatatgtacatgcatatccttcctcgatactcttgctgactctgacttcccgtagctatctcagaacctgcaaaactggggttaagggagagggatgagctctatagcccagtgagtaggaacaataaaatagttcattcattacatgctatcatgaaatgcatcacatcacaaacatatcaccacacggatgaacttgtcaccaatagccctctacctaTGCTTATTCTGATATACCTAACTGTGcttggggcgattaggcctcaccggGACTTCTCTTATCTAAATCATACAATGCATGCCCAACTGTGcctggggcgattaggcctcaccggGACTGCACTTATACTGTCTGTCTATCTTTATgagagtaccaggagcgacctggactatccaggggcgacctggtatggctatctcatgccatatctctgtCATCATATCTCATCgactatcaagggctaaggatcatccaacattcatccacaagaacaacaacttatgcaatgcatcatattcgtgaattctaatgcaacacaacctaatacataacatggcattttatgatgcttagttccactcacctgtagccactgcttggctaactccgggctacctctaactctgaagcagctactactgctgaacacctcggttcctcgggtccaatcctacaatggaggactcaaatgaggtaccaaacatactctatcataactctaaacatcactaaacaactccccaaaaaccccctaaaagaccctagaacaatcacacaaagcatgcaaaagaaggctggacaggacactttcggcggcaggttcggcggccgaatgtcctctccagagacgaaactcgcctactttcggcggccgaagctcttctttcggcggccgaagccttcgggggcaaggttcgggggccaaaacatactccagagacgaaagtctctaaccttcggcggcaccttcggaggccgaacctcccctccagagacgaaagtccaatccttcgggggcaggtttaggcagccgaaaccacctcctcaacacgttcggcggccgaaccctccttcggcggccgaagctgggttctccagttaggcagaacctcgctCATCTCATGCTCatcttcccccaaacctcactcaacatgcatctcaacacacatagcacgcatatactcaaatatatgcacaaaggggtccaaaattacctaaaaaccccaacaaacaacacccataacacataaacatactcatgcataaaaaccctcaaaaacatccttttacacctcaccatgcaactcttccctttccctccataaaacttgcttaaaacactataaaacactataaaacataaggatcaacacttacctcttggctggtgtgatcctagcttcaaaacatggagaaaccaagcttctcaagcttcaagctccacaactttcTCTTTTTacgcaaaaccttcaaaaccaagtgcaAACTTATGAAAACCTTGCAAAACCTcatgaaaacatccaaggagagCATAAACCCCACCTTGACCCCAAGGGagataagcctcacaaccctaaatcttaagaaaagaaaaacttggcattttgccagtccataactcatatggtgtcttttcaaccgttTTCGATGGTACccggtttaaaatgaatgcagctgtctccaaggcataaccccaaaatgataaagggagatttgtttgactcatcatagatcaaaccatatctaataaagttcgatttctcctttcagaaacaccattccattgtggagttcatggaggagttaattgtgaaacaattccacaatttctaagatgttcatcaaacttttggctcaaatattcaccacctcaatCAGATCGAAgtattttaatagttctaccaagttaattttgtacttcattttgaaaagttctaaatattttaaatgattcatgtttatgtttcattaggtaaacatacctactgaaatcataaGTGAATGTAAtaaagtactgataacctcccctagcactaatgctcagtgggccacatacatctgtatgtactaagcccaataagtctgaagccatTCGAaaacctaatgaaacataaatgTTATGATTGCAATAGGTATGAAatcctaatgaaacataaaggAGACTTGGAATATTTTTGccttaggccattatcttggacctttttgtatgttgttttggttattaataaaagaggttactatcattattatttgtttgcatgttacataataatgattaacatccctagttacttattattatgctaataataataaaatataactagtatgattattgattgataatcatgagatgattatgtatatgttgatataattcaataatcatagatacttgttagagaataaagtattggatggacccgcactgagatcactacatgggttattgtcataagtgaatctcaaagtagttatgtcttaatcttttgacttgagattgtcatagtttccaacataagtactgttatattttgacataaccaaacattgtctttaatcggacaatcataaaggttatgattgagcatgatagaaattatgtagagaatattgaacaatcaagatagaatttgtccctctctttgatagagatatcttctgggcctctcgataagtgagactgagaaatgcatggccgtgctcaaatgaattgatagtgtgatcaatatcatttgattttatcaatctacttagagatcgagaaatcataagtttgaacattataagtttgacattaaccatgacttatgttcaaactagatatcgtgtgacaaaggtattaatatatgttctatttattaggctttatcggactatcgatcctcatattaattgggtagtcataatgtcttgctagagaccgcttatgatttatgggtcttatgggactaggcctattgccaattaatgtgagcctattggatcatacacaaaagaacgttgttgatgcgctatatcatattaatgggctaaaagcccaaagcccattaatataattattaataataaagtgttattattattaatattaattatttattattataagataataatatttaaaaggatctgcagtctatctgtaactgttacagataaaggactctatcacataagatatttgaatatctgtgagattgtgatagtttgttatgaacacaactctatcacataaaatatttgagtatctgcgagatcgtgatagtgggttatgaacacaactctttcacgaaaagagttgtgggaaaaacaaaagactaaaaACGAATAAAAACCGCTTCTGCAAAGAGGAAGTAATGTTTTTTGAGAATTCGTTTTGAGTTGCAGATCGGGAACACATAGTTTATCCATCTTGAGAGAGCTAACACTCTAGTAGGataaaagacgttcgtgtggataccataaagggtgttcgttgaaaaagtagcaccatcagtccgcaatagtatcttctcgtcgagtctaacaggttagtctcatatcattctcttcgaaataaacgaagcacacgAATTCCGGGGAGAAAAatagagatttttaatttttccgctgcgtgtttgggttgcagtaaatctctgggtttcctaaTGACCACTGCATGACTCGAGGTAGAGTTTACTAACTTGTTGGGTATGCTTTATTcaagtcagtaaaatctatgcacatcctttATTTCCCATTTGCCTTCTTAACCAGTACTACATTGGCGAGCCATGTAGGATACTggactttttttattaattgtgcacttaataatttattaacctCCTCTTTAATCACCTGTTGCCTTTCCggtataaattttcttttcttctgttGTCTTGGATTTATTGTTTTATCGATAAATAACTTATGGATAATAAGAGTCGGGTTCACATCTCTTACATCTTTTGGAGACCAAGTAAAAGTGGTCACTCTGCATTTTAGAAATTCTATTAAATGATTCTTTATTTCACTATTTAATGTAGTTCCAAATAGTACCTTTTTATTTGTACTTAACTGGACCTCTTCCATAGGGTCTGCTGGTTGTGGTTTTATGTAGGAGTCTGGTTTTTCCAACAGGTCATGGGCATAGTCACTTTTTTTAAGCTTCTTGTGGAGTGCTTATAGCATTCTTGGGCTGACTTCTAATTGCTTGGAATGATAGATAATTCTCCTGGATCTGGTAGCTTAAGACACATAACACTCATTTTAATAGCTATACTGTGACAGTTTAAAATTGGATGACCCAGTATCACATTATACACAAGCGGGATGTCTATCATCGCAAATTCTGCATATAACTCCTGCTTATGCTTCTTATCACCCAACATAAGGGGAGATTGATGGTGTCCAATATTGCCACGGTTCTTATCTCCTAATCCCACTAACGGGTAGAAGACTTTAACAagcttatttttatttaagtgtAACTTATTAAAGACATTCAAAGTGAGGAGATTAATAAAACTATCTGTATCAACCAAGACTCGTCTCACCTCACCTCATACCTATTCAGTCAAATGTTGATGACTAGCGGGACATTTTGAAAATAATCCTATCGCCTTGTCTGTAGGTTCGAATCTTACCTCCTGTTTGATCCATGATTTCTGTTCAACTGACAGGACGTCTTCTGTAACACGTTTATTTTTCCCTTACCATCACTGGGTCCTCCTGCAATTACATGTATAACTCCTACAGGTTCACTGTTAAGGGTGGTTTTATGAGTTGTTACCTCAGATTCGGACcccttctcttctctattttttgtagcaaac
This genomic interval from Manihot esculenta cultivar AM560-2 chromosome 12, M.esculenta_v8, whole genome shotgun sequence contains the following:
- the LOC122725256 gene encoding uncharacterized protein LOC122725256; translation: MADNLQHLSLSDEEDQALEVVPLVDTSSFSYDLCFVGMFLTYSKINFNSMRDVLAELWHPLGGVSITDLGAKRFLFRFYTPVDFERVWNGTPWLFNNHLLILHPLQPREVPLLVPLIYVSEWVQIHDLKAGFFSESVARSLANFIGDYLDHDLTRVSTVVSESYVRVRVRMDVRNPLKRRRRLVAPDGTSFFARFAYEHFQVFCFLCGRLGHTDSFCDLLLHHKKESLTPHWGPELKAVQRRYQRPTSSWLRFENLSLHSQTPASGGNSSFQNQLPSQVFLNSFLGALATDGENDFSAGSMETDCNGDKQDAGENDPLYKPDDGKKRQRVVSTGIVSDTMDSRSGSSSLSAEPVERVARQQ